Proteins encoded in a region of the Podospora pseudopauciseta strain CBS 411.78 chromosome 6, whole genome shotgun sequence genome:
- a CDS encoding hypothetical protein (COG:S; EggNog:ENOG503P5PS) yields the protein MHELLLSSVIKEHEVPKILALLGGFTEMHERHQFTRVQHFEPSPAVKGISTIKELQKERHTNASHWNELHQILTKQPCTIQVRTRLTDSEVEGAKKGPRLLRWTELPDPPSQRLPPYMTQRRTVEIIDLGLEKILADNKRVSNIFEESYHWWQRDYFTEFALIRTWIAEDSLPSDKVMNLSAREPYAPYWMLNVRTLVESSPERMQQAQTQLEKVRDQFKDVLDFKIFDRRAMDTRILPVVTV from the exons ATGCACGAGCTACTCCTCTCGTCTGTCATCAAAGAGCATGAAGTTCCAAAGATACTGGCTCTACTTGGCGGCTTTACCGAGATGCATGAGCGACATCAATTCACGCGTGTTCAACACTTtgagcccagcccagcaGTGAAAGGCATCTCGACTATCAAAGAACTCCAGAAAGAGCGACACACAAATGCTTCACACTGGAACGAACTGCATCAGATCCTAACCAAGCAACCCTGCACCATCCAAGTGCGCACACGCCTCACTGACAGTGAAGTCGAGGGTGCCAAGAAGGG ACCTCGTCTTCTCCGGTGGACGGAGCTTCCCGATCCTCCCAGCCAACGATTACCTCCTTACATGACGCAGCGAAGAACAGTTGAAATCATTGATCTTGGACTGGAAAAAATACTGGCCGACAACAA GCGAGTGTCCAACATTTTTGAAGAATCATACCACTGGTGGCAGAGAGATTACTTTACTGAGTTTGCCCTGATCCGGACCTGGATCGCTGAGGACTCCTTGCCTTCTGACAAAGTCATGAATCTCTCGGCTCGAGAGCCCTACGCCCCGTACTGGATGCTCAATGTGCGGACTCTGGTGGAATCGTCACCCGAGAGGATGCAACAGGCCCAGACACAGCTGGAGAAAGTTCGGGACCAGTTCAAAGATGTGCTGGACTTCAAAATATTTGACCGCAGAGCTATGGACACGAGAATCCTTCCAGTGGTTACTGTGTAG
- a CDS encoding hypothetical protein (COG:S; EggNog:ENOG502S3YM): MPPSQLATLPIAANAFVTLFVGFGINAILRPEHALTFFEWTLPANIADAETVSSLTAIYGVRDIFMGLALYSAAIWGTKKSLGWTLIAASAVAFADGCICYTHGQGHGDHWGYAPLLTIVGTLLTGLFD; the protein is encoded by the coding sequence ATGCCACCTTCGCAGCTCGCAACCCTACCCATCGCAGCCAATGCTTTTGTTACCCTCTTTGTTGGCTTTGGAATCAATGCGATACTGCGTCCCGAACATGCACTCACTTTCTTCGAGTGGACCCTTCCCGCCAACATCGCCGACGCCGAGACAGTCAGCAGCTTGACAGCCATCTACGGAGTCCGTGACATCTTCATGGGCCTTGCTCTCTACTCAGCTGCCATCTGGGGCACTAAGAAATCTTTGGGCTGGACTTTGATTGCGGCGAGCGCCGTCGCCTTTGCTGATGGCTGTATTTGCTACACCCACGGGCAGGGACATGGAGATCATTGGGGATATGCACCGTTACTCACGATAGTTGGCACGCTGCTGACTGGTCTATTTGACTGA
- a CDS encoding hypothetical protein (COG:F; COG:Q; EggNog:ENOG503NU83; MEROPS:MER0037714): protein MAAALGHARAFVGPVIHSLSVSKLEITPLALLIIDPQGKINKLVKLEPDGLAEQLNQALDHLPFCLDRTNTTHLNLGEFLIPGFVDTHNHAPQYAQRGLGQGMHILDWLSKITFPNEAKFSDPAYARKIYTACVEGFLRQGITTASYFGSVHAEATKILADICLQKRQRAYVGKCNMTRNSPDFYVEKSAGDSLRETRECISHVRAIDPAGRLVKYVITPRFAISCDEETLQGLGDIRSENEDLAVQTHFNEAKQEMEETQRLFPQFGGSEADLYQEFGLLGKRTILAHCCYMDEHELEIIEKLGCGVAHCPIANMTVGGGFMAAPVRELLDKKIKVGLGTDSGGGFSSSMLDAMRQAMIASNAREVMSGGKDKGLSIAEVFYLATLGGAAVCCLEDKIGSFEAGKDFDGLIIGTKGADQGIMTMVEEDDTLETVFEKFIMTGDDRNIVEVYVKGQRACVSAS, encoded by the coding sequence ATGGCCGCCGCGCTGGGACATGCAAGAGCTTTTGTCGGGCCCGTCATCCATTCTCTCTCGGTCTCGAAGCTCGAGATTACTCCCTTGGCCCTGCTGATTATTGATCCTCAAGGCAAGATAAACAAACTAGTCAAGCTCGAGCCGGATGGTTTGGCAGAACAACTAAACCAAGCCCTCGACCACCTTCCTTTTTGCCTCGACCGAACCAACACCACGCACCTCAACCTGGGCGAATTCCTCATACCTGGTTTTGTCGACACCCACAACCACGCCCCTCAGTATGCTCAGCGAGGACTAGGCCAAGGAATGCACATCCTCGACTGGCTCTCCAAGATCACTTTTCCCAACGAGGCCAAGTTTTCCGATCCGGCCTATGCCCGCAAGATCTACACTGCCTGCGTGGAGGGGTTCTTGAGACAAGGCATCACCACTGCGAGCTACTTCGGTTCTGTACACGCTGAGGCGACGAAGATACTGGCTGACATCTGCTTGCAAAAGAGGCAGAGGGCCTACGTAGGAAAGTGCAACATGACGCGCAACTCGCCCGACTTTTACGTGGAAAAAAGTGCGGGGGACTCGCTGAGGGAGACCAGAGAGTGCATATCACATGTCAGAGCCATAGATCCAGCAGGGAGGTTGGTAAAGTATGTCATCACACCTCGATTTGCCATCTCTTGTGACGAAGAAACACTCCAAGGGCTGGGGGACATTCGGAGCGAGAACGAGGATCTGGCAGTGCAAACGCACTTCAATGAGGCTAAgcaggagatggaggagactCAGCGGCTGTTCCCGCAGTTTGGTGGGAGCGAGGCAGATCTATACCAGGAGTTTGGGCTGCTAGGGAAGAGAACGATACTGGCGCACTGCTGCTATATGGATGAGCACGAACTGGAAATAATTGAGAAGTTGGGCTGTGGAGTGGCGCACTGCCCGATAGCAAACATGAcagtgggaggggggtttatGGCAGCCCCAGTAAGGGAGCTCTTGGATAAAAAGATCAAGGTTGGGCTTGGCACGGATAGTGGTGGCGGGTTTTCCAGTAGCATGTTGGATGCCATGCGGCAGGCTATGATCGCCAGTAACGCAAGAGAGGTGATGTCTGGAGGTAAGGACAAGGGACTAAGCATTGCCGAGGTCTTTTACCTGGCAACCCTCGGAGGAGCTGCAGTCTGCTGCCTCGAAGACAAGATTGGAAGTTTCGAGGCCGGAAAGGATTTTGATGGACTGATCATTGGCACCAAAGGAGCCGACCAAGGAATCATGACAatggtggaagaggatgacacACTGGAGACGGTGTTTGAAAAGTTCATCATGACTGGGGATGACAGGAATATCGTTGAAGTTTATGTCAAGGGACAAAGAGCCTGTGTTTCAGCCAGCTGA
- a CDS encoding hypothetical protein (COG:E; EggNog:ENOG503NX6H), with protein sequence MVNHGSWESRGLGCRYKTFPRCQFFVCQLSHITVLHWPAFTMHATLKSFGLVSILSVAGTSAASGGYVVGPTLQTDILAAAALGKLTLHAAQNRDTTTCTLENVAIRREWGSLSAANRQAYTNAVRCLMEHPSLLDPLEVPGAKTRFDDFVAVHINQTFSIHGTANFLSWHRYFTYAFEQALRSECNYNGYHPYWNWGKYAHNPLNSPVFDGSSTSMSGNGEYVPHNCTDGLPTGLNCIPPGSGGGCVTTGPFANMSVNLGPIAPTLAAPGVVPASSLFAYNPRCLRRDISSWVSSNWTTDFESYDLISNYTDILSFQNRMQGDFATGFYGVHTGGHFTIGGDPGGDLFASPGEPAFYLHHAQIDRVWWIWQNLHPETRTNAIGGTITLNNFPPSRNGTLDDLLDLGVAGPAAGVLEIRDVMSTIGIGGGPLCYIYV encoded by the exons ATGGTCAACCATGGTTCCTGGGAGTCCCGGGGTCTTGGTTGCCGGTATAAAACATTCCCGAGATGTCAGTTTTTCGTGTGCCAACTCTCTCACATCACTGTCCTTCACTGGCCCGCCTTCACCATGCACGCGACATTGAAGTCTTTTGGACTGGTCAGTATTCTCTCCGTAGCCGGCACTTCGGCGGCGTCGGGAGGCTACGTGGTCGGCCCGACCCTTCAAACAGATATCCTCGCTGCGGCAGCTCTCGGCAAGCTCACCCTCCACGCTGCCCAGAATCGTGATACCACAACCTGTACCTTAGAGAATGTCGCTATTAGACGTGAATG GGGATCACTTTCTGCGGCAAACAGGCAAGCGTACACCAACGCAGTCAGATGTCTCATGGAACACCCGTCCCTCCTTGATCCCCTTGAGGTTCCGGGGGCCAAGACACGCTTTGATGACTTCGTGGCCGTTCACATCAACCAAACCTTTTCCATCCATGGCACTGCGAACTTCCTATCATGGCACCGGTATTTTACCTATGCATTCGAGCAGGCTTTGCGAAGCGAATGCAATTACAACGGCTACCACCCCTACTGGAACTGGGGCAAGTATGCCCACAACCCTCTCAACTCGCCTGTTTTTGACGGGTCCTCCACCTCAATGAGCGGGAACGGCGAGTACGTCCCTCACAATTGCACCGACGGCTTGCCCACGGGACTCAATTGTATTCCACCTGGCTCTGGCGGCGGTTGCGTTACCACTGGTCCCTTTGCCAACATGTCAGTGAACCTCGGTCCAATTGCACCAACCCTCGCGGCACCTGGCGTCGTTCCCGCATCGTCCCTGTTTGCCTACAACCCGCGCTGCCTCCGCCGTGATATCTCATCATGGGTCAGCTCCAACTGGACGACTGACTTTGAGAGCTACGACCTCATCAGCAACTACACTGACATTTTGTCTTTCCAGAACCGCATGCAAGGTGACTTTGCCACCGGTTTCTACGGGGTTCACACCGGAGGCCATTTCACCATCGGCGGCGATCCGGGCGGTGATCTCTTTGCCAGCCCTGGTGAACCGGCGTTTTATCTGCATCATGCTCAGATCGATCGTGTGTGGTGGATCTGGCAGAATCTCCACCCCGAGACCAGGACGAATGCTATTGGGGGCACCATCACGCTTAACAACTTTCCGCCCTCGAGGAACGGTACACTGGATGATTTGCTCGACTTGGGTGTAGCTGGGCCTGCAGCGGGGGTGTTGGAAATTCGCGATGTGATGAGTACGATTGGAATTGGAGGTGGGCCCTTGTGCTACATTTATGTGTAA